The proteins below come from a single Tribolium castaneum strain GA2 chromosome 9, icTriCast1.1, whole genome shotgun sequence genomic window:
- the nej gene encoding CREB-binding protein isoform X1 has translation MADHLVDGPPNAKRQKLDPFQGPSDSSAYYGPAMGGGGHEHDQHQWNMSHNQNVLSNMDMFDLENDLPDELITPTSWPISDNMGNSKPPPHGPGPGTGMQNGIDSGDNSNNLRQLQLNMLQSNKGLISNALAMAGGQLGNKSPNLQSPPNVSVAKGNVVDQMNLGSLASSISNSGGLQSMANNGTSPQIMSSIQGTKWMNNSAGGNMIMTNSSMSTMAGMAGGGLVVSSTVNKPLANATNMLAPGQPHHPGNHTVPQQPMQNGPMLGRVTMQHLNARAPGPHGVHPLGTRMQAPGMMQLGGAVGQGMPGNTPYSYPNAGPQGVATPQPHANKLGLPQTRFGGPGGPVGPAGGGEGGMAPTQLPAPSPAQPQSGAPSGTQPGPQTATQNQGAGPPPSSTADPEKRKLIQQQLVLLLHAHKCQRREAQANGEVWQCNLPHCKTMKNVLNHMTTCNAGKSCSVAHCSSSRQIISHWKHCTKMDCPVCLPLKQADKNRNNNPNATTNPPQSTQSINPSDMRRAYDALGMQCPTTGAGTAPTGLIPNAGPQRPCIRLPIAGGPNMAAGLGVRGMAPGAVQPAPNVSLPLGSDSAQNTNQGVSQVAANLQQSISIFGLSNDGTGQGLIAPGGLQAGQVTASPVQGTKEWHQSVTPDLRNHLVHKLVQAIFPTPDPQAMLDKRMHNLVAYARKVEGDMYEMANSRSEYYHLLAEKIYKIQKELEEKRQKRKELQLQQQHTQPPQIRPNLQGAVPGVVTRPPGVPGGLPQGQQPGLRSGSPALGNMATLNQAGGRLFPVQQNQNQSNVVGLPGPSPTASNPGLSPFGQPMSQNSNASTSAGNQFGTSNGPVSLPQASPASSTQNQFNDLMKNRLAPSPSAFGLQSQIQNQNQVNNNLNATRITPNSETVMTPHAAGPKSVSSSRGPSPAPATPVQSSPATAASLGKGMSSAERAAQNAPRQSSMSSQMAAITAAHDRDEESPSPPPNSIKGKLEQMKEENSMDVKHIKQEVEEEPGQSEGGKNIKNEMQMDIKSEMKTEPMDDCEGKIKEEVSDGSLDVRPSTSDGALVPMACNVDKKPKKCFFKFDELRQKLMPTLEKLYRQDPESLPFRQPVDPQTLGIPDYFDIVKRPMDLSTIKKKLDIGQYTDPWEYVDDVWLMFDNAWLYNRKTSRVYRYCTKLSEVFEMEIDPVMQSMGYCCGRKYTFNPQVLCCYGKQLCTIPRDAKYYSYQNSLKAYGLGSDRYTFCQKCFNDIQGDTVTLGDDPTQAQTAIKKDQFKEMKNDHLEMEAFVHCTDCGRKLHQICVLYNENIWTQGFTCDECLKKKGQKRRDNKFNAKRLPVTKLGVYIETRVNNFLKKKEAGAGEVSIRVVSSSEKTVEVKPGMRGKFVETGELASEFPYRAKALFAFEEIDGVDVCFFGMHVQEYGSECPPPNTRRVYIAYLDSVHFFKPRQFRTAVYHEILLGYMDYVKQLGYTMAHIWACPPSEGDDYIFHCHPVEQKIPKPKRLQDWYKKMLDKGIIERIVLDYKDILKQAMEDNLRSAADLPYFEGDFWPNVLEESIKELDQEKEEKRKQAEAAEAAANAIFSLTEECETGPDGKKKGQKKAKKSNKSKANQRKNSSKKSNTPQTGNDLSAKIFATMEKHKEVFFVIRLHSVQSAASLGPIQDPDPFINCDLMDGRDAFLTLAREKHYEFSSLRRAKYSTMCMLYELHNQGQDKFVYTCNNCKSHVETRYHCTVCDDFDLCIQCYDKEGHPHKMERLGFDLDDGSSPSDQKQANPQEARKLSIQRCIHSLVHACQCRDANCRLTSCQKMKRVVTHTKVCKRKTNGGCPICKQLIALCCYHAKHCQETKCPVPFCSNIKHKLKQQQLQQRLQQAQLLRRRMAVMNTRTLPQGNAMPGANTVGLSSGGQSVGPGAISPANSMNSSTMANSAMGMQSPHQPGIGLKPGTQTPPPNVLQVVKQVQEEAARQQAPHVGYGKVTPGGGVPGQNMPPPQMRHMEGGNLLPMTQWQRYPGGAAQGIRQPGPQLIQQGQMGQAPMQPNQGGVRPGAGSITNPQNAMQKQALQQLMQTLRSPQSPEQQQQILTILKANPQLMAAFIKQRQQAQLQQASGGGVGGTPPQQLQHILTQQNTAQHPNRLQMQGGMLGQNPGQGLNQGPPNQPLTQQQQQQQWYRNQQLLAMQRQQQQQQQQQQQQQQQQQQQQPFQQPGAPPSYQQRLPAIRQPHMNYNSYPDQQYPPMQGLKPTPPPVPSPQGVMGPPQGGISVQQQQLRSPPPIRSPQPSPSSRPSPSPRNQAVASPRGPQPSPHDMAASEMLLGQNHTGSLHPHASPVGGSNQETGEVPAMTPQDQLSKFVEQL, from the exons ATGGCTGACCATCTCGTCGACGGACCCCCGAACGCCAAACGGCAGAAGCTGGACCCCTTCCAGGGGCCCTCAGACTCCTCAG CTTACTACGGCCCGGCCATGGGGGGTGGTGGACACGAACACGACCAGCACCAGTGGAACATGAGCCACAATCAAA atgTTCTTTCGAACATGGATATGTTCGATCTGGAGAACGACCTTCCTGACGAGTTGATAACGCCGACGTCGTGGCCGATCTCCGACAACATGGGAAACAGCAAACCGCCGCCTCATGGTCCCGGTCCCGGAACAGGGATGCAAAATGGGATCGACAGCGGTGACAACAGTAACAATTTACGCCAACTTCAGCTCAATATGCTCCAGAGCAATAAAGGTTTAATAAGTAACGCACTGGCAATGGCCGGGGGACAATTAGGCAACAAAAGTCCTAATTTACAATCGCCACCCAACGTTTCGGTGGCGAAAGGTAATGTCGTGGATCAAATGAATTTGGGGAGTTTGGCGTCGAGTATTTCGAATAGTGGTGGATTACAGTCAATGGCTAATAATGGAACGTCACCACAAATTATGAGTTCAATTCAAGGTACAAAAT GGATGAATAATAGTGCCGGTGGTAATATGATTATGACGAATAGTAGTATGAGTACTATGGCGGGAATGGCTGGAGGTGGGTTGGTTGTTAGTAGTACGGTGAATAAACCGTTGGCAAATGCGACGAATATGTTGGCACCGGGACAACCACATCATCCCGGGAACCATACAGTACCTCAACag CCAATGCAAAATGGTCCGATGCTGGGCCGCGTCACAATGCAACATTTGAACGCGCGCGCTCCAGGCCCCCACGGCGTCCATCCACTCGGTACCCGGATGCAAGCCCCGGGTATGATGCAATTGGGCGGCGCTGTGGGCCAAGGAATGCCTGGAAATACTCCTTATTCATATCCCAATGCCGGACCTCAAGGTGTTGCCACACCGCAACCTCACGCTAATAAATTAGGACTTCCTCAAACGAGGTTCGGGGGACCTGGAGGTCCCGTCGGACCGGCCGGAGGCGGCGAAGGTGGAATGGCACCAACTCAATTGCCTGCACCCTCACCTGCCCAACCCCAATCCGGAGCTCCATCCGGAACGCAACCCGGACCGCAAACCGCCACCCAAAACCAGGGAGCGGGACCGCCACCGTCTTCGACGG CAGACCCAGAAAAACGAAAGTTGATCCAACAACAATTAGTGTTGTTACTACACGCACATAAGTGTCAAAGACGAGAGGCGCAAGCCAACGGTGAAGTGTGGCAGTGTAATTTACCGCATTGTAAAACGAtgaaaaacgttttaaatCATATGACGACGTGTAATGCGGGAAAAAGTTGTTCCGTGGCGCATTGTAGTTCCTCGAGACAGATTATAAGTCACTGGAAGCACTGTACGAAAATGGACTGCCCGGTTTGTTTACCATTGAAACAAGCCGATAAAAACCGAAATAATAACCCTAACG CAACGACTAATCCGCCTCAGAGTACTCAGTCGATTAACCCATCGGACATGCGTCGTGCCTACGATGCTCTAGGCATGCAGTGTCCGACGACGGGGGCAGGTACCGCCCCCACGGGTCTCATTCCCAACGCTGGCCCGCAACGCCCTTGCATCCGATTACCCATCGCCGGCGGTCCCAATATGGCCGCTGGTCTGGGAGTCAGAGGGATGGCCCCCGGCGCTGTCCAACCCGCCCCCAACGTTAGTCTACCTCTCGGTAGCGATTCGGCACAAAATACCAACCAAGGAGTGAGTCAAGTCGCCGCGAATCTCCAACAAAGCATTTCGATTTTCGGTCTTTCAAACGACGGCACTGGACAAGGACTCATTGCACCGGGAGGGTTACAAGCCGGTCAGGTGACCGCATCACCAGTTCAAGGGACCAAAGAATGGCACCAGTCGGTCACACCCGATCTCAGAAACCATCTGGTGCATAAATTAGTACAAGCGATTTTTCCAACACCCGATCCACAAGCGATGCTCGATAAGAGAATGCATAATTTAGTAGCCTATGCGCGGAAAGTCGAAGGTGATATGTACGAAATGGCAAACTCGAGATCTGAGTACTATCACCTTCTCGCCGAAAAGatttacaaaattcaaaaagagTTGGAAGAGAAGCGACAAAAAAGAAAGGAACTACAACTACAACAACAGCACACACAACCTCCACAAATACGACCAAATTTGCAAGGAGCCGTTCCCGGAGTCGTCACGAGACCACCTGGGGTTCCTGGAGGTTTACCACAAGGCCAACAACCAGGATTACGTAGCGGTTCTCCCGCATTAGGTAACATGGCCACACTGAACCAAGCCGGAGGTCGCTTATTCCCAGTACAACAAAACCAAAATCAAAGCAATGTCGTGGGACTTCCAGGCCCGAGTCCCACTGCCTCAAATCCGGGATTATCGCCATTCGGCCAACCAATGTCACAAAACAGTAACGCGTCTACGTCAGCAGGTAACCAGTTCGGTACTTCAAACGGACCTGTGAGCCTTCCTCAAGCATCACCAGCGAGCTCGACTCAAAATCAGTTTAACGACTTGATGAAAAATCGTCTCGCACCTTCACCCTCCGCTTTTGGTCTTCAATCtcaaattcaaaatcaaaaccaagtcaataataatttaaatgcgACTCGAATAACGCCAAATTCGGAAACAGTAATGACGCCGCACGCTGCCGGCCCCAAATCGGTGAGTTCGTCGCGGGGGCCGTCACCAGCACCTGCCACCCCCGTGCAATCTTCACCCGCCACCGCAGCCAGTCTGGGTAAAGGCATGTCGAGTGCAGAACGAGCGGCTCAAAATGCACCAAGACAGTCGTCGATGTCGTCTCAGATGGCGGCGATTACGGCGGCACATGATCGCGACGAAGAGTCGCCTTCGCCGCCTCCGAATAGTATCAAGGGGAAATTGGAACAGATGAAAGAGGAGAATTCGATGGACGTTAAGCATATAAAACAAGAAGTTGAAGAAGAACCTGGGCAGAGTGAAGGTGGGAAGAATATAAAGAACGAGATGCAGATGGATATTAAATCAGAAATGAAAACGGAACCAATGGATGATTGTGAAGGAAAAATCAAAGAGGAGGTGTCTGATGGTTCGTTGGACGTAAGGCCTTCCACTTCGGACGGGGCGTTAGTACCGATGGCCTGTAACGTGGAcaagaaaccgaaaaaatgCT tttttaaatttgacgAGCTTCGCCAGAAGTTAATGCCGACTTTGGAGAAACTCTACCGACAAGATCCTGAAAGTCTGCCGTTTAGACAACCGGTAGATCCCCAAACTTTGGGCATACCCGACTACTTTGACATTGTAAAAAGACCAATGGACTTATCTacgatcaaaaagaaactTGATATTGGTCAATATACCGACCCTTGGGAATACGTCGACGACGTTTGGTTGATGTTTGACAACGCGTGGTTGTATAACAGAAAAACTAGCCGGGTTTATCGATATTGTACTAAA TTATCTGAAGTATTTGAAATGGAAATCGATCCGGTGATGCAATCCATGGGTTACTGTTGCGGCAGGAAATACACTTTTAATCCGCAAGTCTTGTGTTGTTACGGAAAGCAATTATGTACAATTCCACGCGACGCCAAATACTACAGTTATCAAAATAG TCTAAAAGCATATGGACTCGGCTCCGACAGATACACCTTCTGCCAGAAGTGCTTCAACGATATCCAAGGCGATACGGTAACCCTAGGCGATGATCCGACCCAAGCGCAAAC GGCGATAAAGAAGGATCAGtttaaagaaatgaaaaacGATCATTTAGAAATGGAAGCTTTCGTCCATTGTACTGACTGCGGGCGAAAACTGCACCAAATTTGCGTACTCTACAACGAAAACATCTGGACGCAAGGTTTCACTTGCGACGAATGTCTAAAGAAAAAAGGTCAGAAACGTCgcgataataaatttaacgCGAAACGACTCCCCGTTACGAAGTTAGGTGTGTACATAGAAACGCGTGTGaataactttttgaaaaagaagGAAGCCGGTGCCGGTGAGGTTTCGATTCGGGTCGTTTCGAGTTCGGAAAAAACAGTCGAAGTGAAACCGGGAATGCGTGGAAAGTTTGTCGAAACGGGCGAACTAGCGTCCGAATTTCCTTACAGAGCGAAAGCTCTATTCGCGTTCGAGGAAATCGACGGCGTGGACGTTTGTTTCTTCGGAATGCACGTCCAGGAATACGGGTCGGAATGTCCGCCGCCAAATACGCGACGCGTGTACATTGCTTACCTCGATTctgtacattttttcaaaccgAGACAGTTTCGAACTGCCGTCTACCATGAGATTTTATTGGGGTACATGGACTATGTGAAACAGTTAGGGTATACTATGGCACACATTTGGGCGTGTCCGCCGTCCGAAGGTGACGATTATATCTTCCATTGTCATCCGGTCGAACAAAAAATCCCCAAACCGAAAAGACTGCAAGACTGGTATAAGAAAATGTTAGACAAAGGGATCATCGAAAGGATAGTTCTCGATTATAAGGATATTTTGAAGCAAGCAATGGAAGATAATTTGAGGTCGGCGGCAGACTTGCCGTATTTCGAGGGAGATTTCTGGCCTAATGTTCTCGAAGAAAGTATAAAAGAACTGGACCAGGAGAAAGAAGAGAAGAGGAAGCAAGCGGAAGCTGCCGAAGCGGCGGCAAATGCG ATATTTTCCTTGACGGAAGAGTGTGAGACTGGTCCCGATGGTAAGAAGAAAGGTCAGAAAAAAGCCAAGAAGAGTAATAAATCGAAAGCGAATCAGAGAAAAAATAGTAGTAAAAAATCGAATACTCCTCAAACGGGTAATGATCTCTCGGCGAAGATCTTCGCAACGATGGAAAAACACAAAGAAGTATTCTTCGTCATAAGGCTACATTCAGTGCAATCGGCGGCGAGTCTTGGG CCGATTCAAGATCCTGATCCGTTTATCAACTGCGATCTGATGGATGGTCGCGACGCTTTCCTTACCCTCGCCCGCGAAAAACACTACGAATTTTCATCACTACGTCGCGCCAAGTACAGTACCATGTGTATGCTGTACGAACTGCACAACCAAGGCCAAGACAAATTTGTTTACACCTGCAATAACTGCAAAAGTCACGTGGAGACGCGCTACCATTGCACCGTCTGTGACGATTTCGATCTCTGCATTCAATGCTACGACAAAGAGGGTCATCCTCACAAAATGGAAAGACTCGGTTTCGATCTCGATGATGGTTCCTCGCCCAGCGATCAAAAACAAGCCAATCCGCAAGAAGCACGAAAACTATCGATACAACGTTGTATCCATTCCCTGGTACACGCGTGTCAATGCAGGGACGCCAACTGCCGACTTACCAGCTGTCAGAAGATGAAACGCGTTGTTACACATACCAAAGTTTGTAAGAGGAAAACGAACGGTGGCTGTCCGATTTGTAAACAATTGATCGCGTTGTGTTGTTACCACGCCAAACACTGCCAAGAGACCAAATGTCCAGTGCCGTTCTGTTCGAATATTAAGCATAAGTTGAAGCAACAGCAGTTGCAGCAGCGGTTGCAACAAGCGCAGTTGTTGCGTCGACGAATGGCCGTGATGAATACGAGGACTTTGCCGCAAGGCAACGCGATGCCGGGCGCTAATACTGTCGGGTTGTCGTCGGGAGGACAATCGGTGGGGCCGGGGGCGATAAGTCCGGCCAACTCGATGAATTCGTCAACGATGGCGAATAGTGCGATGGGAATGCAATCGCCCCATCAGCCGGGCATAGGACTGAAACCGGGGACGCAAACACCACCCCCAAATGTACTACAAGTGGTGAAGCAAGTGCAAGAGGAGGCGGCAAGGCAACAAGCACCCCACGTTGGATACGGGAAAGTGACGCCGGGTGGTGGAGTCCCGGGACAGAACATGCCGCCGCCGCAGATGAGACACATGGAAG GGGGTAATTTATTACCGATGACCCAATGGCAAAGGTATCCAGGCGGTGCCGCTCAAGGTATCCGCCAACCCGGCCCTCAACTCATTCAACAAGGCCAAATGGGTCAAGCCCCCATGCAACCTAATCAAGGTGGTGTCCGTCCCGGCGCCGGGAGCATCACAAATCCACAAAACGCAATGCAAAAACAAGCATTGCAACAATTAATGCAGACTTTACGGTCGCCACAATCGCCCGAACAACAGCAACAAATTTTGACGATACTTAAAGCCAATCCACAATTAATGGCGGCCTTTATTAAACAAAGACAG CAGGCTCAGCTTCAACAAGCGAGCGGTGGGGGTGTTGGAGGTACGCCGCCCCAACAATTGCAGCACATCTTAACCCAGCAGAACACTGCCCAGCACCCGAATCGGCTCCAGATGCAAGGAGGCATGTTGGGTCAGAATCCGGGACAAGGACTGAATCAAGGCCCCCCGAATCAACCTCTGACCCAACAACAACAGCAGCAACAGTGGTACAGAAACCAGCAGTTGTTGGCAATGCAACGGCAGCAGCAGCAACAACAACAGCAGCAACAACaacagcagcagcagcagcaacAACAGCAGCCGTTCCAGCAACCTGGAGCGCCGCCTTCATACCAACAAAGGCTACCGGCGATCCGACAGCCCCACATGAACTACAACTCGTATCCGGATCAGCAGTATCCCCCCATGCAGGGATTAAAACCGACGCCACCGCCCGTGCCGTCGCCCCAAGGTGTGATGGGGCCCCCTCAAGGGGGCATTTCCGTACAGCAGCAACAGTTGAGGAGTCCGCCTCCGATTAGGAGTCCACAGCCGAGTCCGTCGTCGCGGCCGTCGCCGAGTCCGAGGAATCAGGCAGTGGCGAGTCCAAGGGGGCCTCAACCGAGTCCGCACGACATGGCGGCGTCGGAGATGTTACTAGGACAGAACCATACGGGGTCTTTGCATCCCCACGCGTCACcagtcgggggttcgaaccagGAAACGGGCGAAGTGCCGGCGATGACGCCCCAAGACCAGTTGAGTAAGTTCGTTGAACAGCTCTAG